The Bos indicus isolate NIAB-ARS_2022 breed Sahiwal x Tharparkar chromosome X, NIAB-ARS_B.indTharparkar_mat_pri_1.0, whole genome shotgun sequence genome has a window encoding:
- the VSIG1 gene encoding V-set and immunoglobulin domain-containing protein 1: MGLTFWKVFLILNCLAGQVNGVQVTIPDSFVNVTVGSDVTLICTYATTVASLNKLSIQWTFFHKEASQPVSIYYSEGGQATAIGKFKDRIVGSNTSGNASITISHMQPEDSGIYICDVNNPPDFSGKNQGTISVSVLVKPSKPFCSIQGIAETGHPISLTCLSVLGTPSPVYYWYKLEGRNIVPVKENFNPATGILFIGNLTTFEQGYYQCTAINILGNSSCEIDLTTPYPGIGIIVGAFVGTLIGVIIIISVVWFVRRKVKAKGKERKRNSKTTTELEPMTKINQRTEGETMPREDAIQLEATLPSSTHETEPNATLGPDHEPIPEPEPALQPTVEPPSGPELVPMSELEIQLEPEPAPQQEPEPLIVDEPFCDEEKVIKP; encoded by the exons GTCAAGTTAATGGAGTGCAAGTGACCATCCCAGACAGTTTTGTGAATGTGACTGTTGGATCTGATGTCACTCTCATCTGCACCTACGCCACCACTGTGGCCTCACTGAACAAACTCTCCATTCAGTGGACATTCTTCCATAAGGAGGCGTCACAACCAGTTTCT ATTTACTATTCTGAAGGTGGACAAGCTACAGCCATAGGAAAATTTAAAGATCGCATTGTAGGATCCAACACTTCAGGTAACGCATCCATCACCATCTCGCATATGCAGCCAGAAGACAGTGGCATCTACATCTGTGATGTTAACAACCCCCCCGACTTTTCCGGCAAAAATCAAGGCACCATCAGCGTCAGCGTGTTAG TCAAACCTTCTAAGCCCTTCTGCAGCATCCAAGGAATAGCAGAAACTGGCCATCCTATATCCCTTACTTGCCTTTCGGTGCTTGGAACACCTTCCCCTGTGTACTACTGGTATAAACTTGAAGGAAGAAACATTGTCCCAGTGAAAGAAAACTTCA ACCCAGCCACCGGGATTTTGTTTATTGGAAACCTGACCACTTTTGAACAAGGTTATTACCAGTGCACCGCTATTAACATCCTTGGCAATAGTTCCTGTGAAATTGACCTAACTACTCCAT ATCCAGGAATTGGAATCATTGTTGGGGCCTTTGTGGGGACCCTGATAggtgtcatcatcatcatctctgtGGTGTGGTTCGTGAGGCGTAAGGTAAAGGcaaaggggaaggaaaggaagaggaattcTAAAACCACCACAGAACTCGA ACCAATGACAAAGATAAACCAAAGAACGGAGGGTGAGACAATGCCACGtgaagatgccatccaactcGAAGCCACCCTTCCGTCTTCCACCCATGAGACTGAGCCTAATGCTACCCTGGGGCCAGATCATGAGCCTATCCCCGAGCCTGAGCCTGCCTTGCAGCCTACTGTGGAGCCACCCTCTGGGCCTGAGCTTGTCCCCATGTCTGAGCTTGAGATCCAGCTGGAGCCAGAGCCTGCGCCCCAGCAGGAGCCCGAGCCCTTGATTGTAGATGAGCCATTTTGTGATGAGGAGAAGGTGATTAAGCCATAG
- the PSMD10 gene encoding 26S proteasome non-ATPase regulatory subunit 10 isoform X1 has protein sequence MVIGGALRALLISARSLRSEEVVDLAAPRSWESEMEGCVSNLMICNLAYSGKLEELKERILADKSLATRTDQDSRTALHWACSAGHTEIVEFLLQLGVPVNDKDDAGWSPLHIAASAGRDEIVKALLGKGAQVNAVNQNGCTPLHYAASKNRHEIAVMLLEGGANPDAKDHYEATAMHRAAAKGNLKMIHILLYYKASTNIQDTEGNTPLHLACDEERVEEAKLLVSQGASIYIENKEEKTPLQVAKGGLGLILKRMVES, from the exons atgGTGATTGGTGGAGCTCTACGGGCTCTTTTGATTAGCGCTCGGAGCCTGCGAAGTGAGGAGGTGGTGGATCTGGCTGCACCGAGATCCTGGGAAAGCGAAATGGAGGGGTGTGTGTCTAACCTAATGATCTGCAACCTGGCCTACAGCGGGAAGCTGGAGGAGTTAAAGGAGAGGATCCTGGCGGATAAGTCCCTGGCCACTAGGACTGACCAG GACAGCAGAACGGCGTTGCATTGGGCATGCTCAGCTGGACATACAGAAATTGTTGAATTCTTGCTGCAACTTGGAGTGCCCGTgaatgataaagatgat GCAGGTTGGTCTCCTCTTCATATTGCTGCTTCTGCTGGCCGAGATGAGATTGTCAAAGCCCTTCTGGGAAAAGGTGCTCAAGTGAATGCTGTCAATCAAAATGGCTGTACTCCCCTACATTATGCAGCTTCCAAAAACAGGCATGAG ATTGCTGTCATGTTACTGGAAGGTGGAGCTAATCCAGACGCTAAGGACCATTATGAGGCCACAGCAATGCACCGCGCAGCAGCCAAGGGTAACTTGAAGATGATTCATATTCTTCTGTACTACAAAGCTTCCACAAACATCCAAGACACTGAGGGTAACACTCCTCT ACACTTAGCCTGTGATGAAGAGAGAGTGGAAGAAGCAAAATTGCTGGtgtcccaaggagcaagcatttacattgagaataaagaagaaaaaacacccCTGCAAGTGGCCAAAGGTGGGCTGGGTTTAATACTCAAGAGAATGGTGGAAAGCTAA
- the PSMD10 gene encoding 26S proteasome non-ATPase regulatory subunit 10 isoform X2, with protein sequence MEGCVSNLMICNLAYSGKLEELKERILADKSLATRTDQDSRTALHWACSAGHTEIVEFLLQLGVPVNDKDDAGWSPLHIAASAGRDEIVKALLGKGAQVNAVNQNGCTPLHYAASKNRHEIAVMLLEGGANPDAKDHYEATAMHRAAAKDT encoded by the exons ATGGAGGGGTGTGTGTCTAACCTAATGATCTGCAACCTGGCCTACAGCGGGAAGCTGGAGGAGTTAAAGGAGAGGATCCTGGCGGATAAGTCCCTGGCCACTAGGACTGACCAG GACAGCAGAACGGCGTTGCATTGGGCATGCTCAGCTGGACATACAGAAATTGTTGAATTCTTGCTGCAACTTGGAGTGCCCGTgaatgataaagatgat GCAGGTTGGTCTCCTCTTCATATTGCTGCTTCTGCTGGCCGAGATGAGATTGTCAAAGCCCTTCTGGGAAAAGGTGCTCAAGTGAATGCTGTCAATCAAAATGGCTGTACTCCCCTACATTATGCAGCTTCCAAAAACAGGCATGAG ATTGCTGTCATGTTACTGGAAGGTGGAGCTAATCCAGACGCTAAGGACCATTATGAGGCCACAGCAATGCACCGCGCAGCAGCCAAGG ACACTTAG